The nucleotide window GTGCCCGGATGGGAACGGTTTGTGCGGCGCGTGCTGGACAGCGAGAAGGTCGAGGTCGTCGTGTCCGGGTCGTCGGCGCGGATGCTCTCGCGCGAGGTGCACACGTCGCTCCGCGGCCGCGGCATGGCGACCGTGATCCGGCCCTTCAGCTTCCGTGAGTTTCTGCGTCACCGTGACGAAGAGCCGGGCGGGGATGCTCGGCGCTGGAAGCCGGCGGAACGCTCGCTGATCGAGAAGCGGTTTCGTGAATTTCTGTCGGGAGGCGGCTTTCCCGAGGCGCAGGGATTGTCGCCTGTATCCAGGATCGAGTTGTTGCAGGGCTACGTGGATACCGTCTTGTTCCGCGATGTGGTGGAACGCTATGGGGTGTCGCAGGTGGCGGCGTTGCGGTGGCTCGTGCGGCAATGTCTGCGCAACCCGGCCGGGAGCTTCAGCGCCCACCGGTTGCACCAGGACTTACAGGCTCAAGGTCACGGCGTGGCCAAGGATGCCGTGCATGCCATGCTCGGCCATCTGCTGGACGCCTTTCTGCTCAGTGCCGTGCCGCTGGCCACCGATTCGGAGCGTCAGCGCAACTCCAACCCGCGCAAGCTCTATCCGGCGGATCCCGGACTCATCAAGGCGTTTGACGCCAGCGGTAGGACGAACCAGGGGCATGCGCTGGAGACGGTGGTGTTGAACGAGCTGGAGCGACGCAAGGCCGAGGTGGGGTATGTGAAGACGACCGACGGGCTGGAGGTGGATTTCTTGGCGCGCTATCTGGGTGGAGGGGAAGCACTGCTCCAGGTGTGCGCGGATCTGTCGGCGCCGGAGACGCGCGCACGCGAAGTGCGCGCCATGACGGCGGCGGCGAAGGAGCACCCGCAGGCCGCACGGCGGCTGCTGGTGCTCGATCGCGAGGCGCTCGCTCAGGTGAAGGAGGCCGGGATCGAGGCACAGCCTGTGTACGAGTGGCTGCTGGCCGATCACGTTGCGGAACAGGATTGAAGAGGAGCAACACCCATGGCCATCACCAACCACGAACGTGTCGGCAAGGCGCTGGACCTCCTCAAGGAGGGGCTCCAGCCTTTTGTCGAACGGGAGATGAAGGCGCAGCACGCGCAACAATGGTTTGAACAGGTGAGGGCGTCGGTTGGAGAGACACAGTCCAACCTCTTCGGCACGGAAGACAAACCCCGCTGGGATGTCGCGGCGCTGTTGGGCGTGATGTGGAATCAGTGGCAGCTCGTCTTTCGGAAGCCGCTGGGGCAGGCGGAGCGGTCGCTCGTGAGCGAGCTGCGCGATGTGCGCAATCGATGGGCGCATCAGAATCCGTTCTCCGGCGATGATGCCTATCGGGCCCTCGACTCCGCGGCGCGGCTGTTGACCGCCGTCTCTGCTGCTCAAGCCGATGAGGTTGAGAAGATGAAGATGGAGCTTCTGCGCGTGCGCTTCGATGAGCAGGTGCGCACCGAGAAGCGGAAGAGCGCCGGCACCGCGATCGACAGTCGGGCGACAGGCGGGCTGACGCCCTGGCGTGAGGTCGTCAATCCGCACAAGGACGTGGCGAGCGGGCGCTATCAACAAGCCGAGTTCGCCGCGGATCTCTGGCAAGTGCATATCGGAGAAGGGTCGGACGAGTACAAGAATCCGGTGGAATTCTTTCGCCGTACCTACCTGACGGACAGCCTGAGACGACTCCTGGTGGGAGCGGTTCAACGGCTGGTCGGGAAGGGAGGCGATCCTGTCGTCCAGCTCCAGACGAACTTCGGCGGCGGGAAGACCCATTCGATGTTGGCGCTCTATCACCTCCTGTCCGAGACTGCGCCGAGCGAACTGCCGGGCATCGATGCGGTGCTCAAGGATGCCGAAGCCACGAAGCTGCCGCGCGTCAGGCGGGTGGTCTTGGTGGGAAACCGCATCTCGCCGGGCAATCCGGTCGTCAAATCGGATGGCACGGTGATTCGGACCCTCTGGGGTGAAATGGCCTGGCAATTGGGCTATGCGGCTGGAGGAGTGAAAGAGGCGAAGACGGCGTTCAAACGTATTCAGGCCGACGATGAACGAGCCACCAGTCCCGGCGATGTCCTGCGAGCACTCTTCAACGAATACGGACCTTGCCTCATTCTGATCGACGAATGGGTCGCCTACGCTCGGCAGTTACACGATGCCGCCGATCTGCCGGGCGGCAGTTTCGAGACCCAATTCACCTTCGCTCAGGTCCTCACCGAGTCCGCCAAGCTCGCGCAGCACTGCCTGCTGGTCATCAGCCTTCCGGCTTCCGACACCTCCGGTTCACCCCATACGCAGGCCGATGATGTGGAGGTTGGGGGACAGCGAGGGCGAGAAGCCTTGGATCGGTTGCGCAACGTGGTGGGGCGAGTCGAGTCCTCCTGGCGGCCGGCCAGCGCTGAGGAAGGATTTGAAATCGTTCGCCGTCGATTGTTCGAGCCGCTGGTGGAGAAGCATCAGTATGTGGCGCGCGATACCGTTGCCAAGGCCTTCTTCGATGTGTATTCCACCCAAGCCGCAGAATTTCCCCCTGAATGCCGCAACTCTGACTATGAGAAGCGGCTGAAGGCCGCATATCCTATTCACCCGGAGATTTTCGATCGGCTCTATACCGACTGGTCCACGCTGGTGAAGTTTCAACGGACGCGCGGCGTCCTGCGCTTGATGGCCGCGGTCATTCATAGTCTCTGGGAAAAGGGCGACCGGAATCCGTTGATCCTTCCCGCGAACATTCCGATCGACGATCCGCGGGTGCAATTCGAACTGACCCGCTATCTGGCGGATAACTGGGTGCCGGTCATTGAAAAGGATGTGGATGGACCGAACGCGCTTCCGCTTCGGCTGGATGGAGAGGTGCCGAATCTGG belongs to Nitrospira sp. and includes:
- a CDS encoding ATP-binding protein, which produces MSLHPVLAEKLSAAMAAEAMPVFTRRDARLPAVPGKVHAVIGMRRAGKTTFLRQLLQERRATAAPEQAIYLSFDDDRLAGLGADQLGNLLEEYYRRAPALRGRTTVRWLLDEIQLVPGWERFVRRVLDSEKVEVVVSGSSARMLSREVHTSLRGRGMATVIRPFSFREFLRHRDEEPGGDARRWKPAERSLIEKRFREFLSGGGFPEAQGLSPVSRIELLQGYVDTVLFRDVVERYGVSQVAALRWLVRQCLRNPAGSFSAHRLHQDLQAQGHGVAKDAVHAMLGHLLDAFLLSAVPLATDSERQRNSNPRKLYPADPGLIKAFDASGRTNQGHALETVVLNELERRKAEVGYVKTTDGLEVDFLARYLGGGEALLQVCADLSAPETRAREVRAMTAAAKEHPQAARRLLVLDREALAQVKEAGIEAQPVYEWLLADHVAEQD
- a CDS encoding Swt1 family HEPN domain-containing protein, with the protein product MAITNHERVGKALDLLKEGLQPFVEREMKAQHAQQWFEQVRASVGETQSNLFGTEDKPRWDVAALLGVMWNQWQLVFRKPLGQAERSLVSELRDVRNRWAHQNPFSGDDAYRALDSAARLLTAVSAAQADEVEKMKMELLRVRFDEQVRTEKRKSAGTAIDSRATGGLTPWREVVNPHKDVASGRYQQAEFAADLWQVHIGEGSDEYKNPVEFFRRTYLTDSLRRLLVGAVQRLVGKGGDPVVQLQTNFGGGKTHSMLALYHLLSETAPSELPGIDAVLKDAEATKLPRVRRVVLVGNRISPGNPVVKSDGTVIRTLWGEMAWQLGYAAGGVKEAKTAFKRIQADDERATSPGDVLRALFNEYGPCLILIDEWVAYARQLHDAADLPGGSFETQFTFAQVLTESAKLAQHCLLVISLPASDTSGSPHTQADDVEVGGQRGREALDRLRNVVGRVESSWRPASAEEGFEIVRRRLFEPLVEKHQYVARDTVAKAFFDVYSTQAAEFPPECRNSDYEKRLKAAYPIHPEIFDRLYTDWSTLVKFQRTRGVLRLMAAVIHSLWEKGDRNPLILPANIPIDDPRVQFELTRYLADNWVPVIEKDVDGPNALPLRLDGEVPNLGKYAAGRRVARTIYLGSAPTATAANRGIEDRRVKLGCVMPGESPTIFGDALRRLGSAATYLYQDGARYWYSTQPTVTKLAEDRAEQLKRNPDKVAQELDRRLREDLRKTGDFVRVHPMPESGQDVPDDLDARLVVLGVDHPYSKQADNQAEVAAKAILESRGSQPRLFRNTLVFLAADQVRLQDLDEAVRRYLAWDAILAEKEALNLDPHQVKQAENQLRAADGVVSARLPETYQWLLAPGQANPQAAVEWQAIRLSGSDPLAVRASKKLGKDGLLSVYGPTVLRLEMDRIPLWRGKAHVPVRQLVEDFARYLYLPRLKSPEVLLEAIRSGLGLLLWHQESFAYADSFDEAAGRYRGLRCGQPVLITSTDPGLLVQPEAAFQQQEAETKAAPAPVGPTGTEPETGPAGGTVGAGKDGVAPPKGPRPPKRFHGTVSLDPTRVGRDAGRIGDEVIAHLVGLMGSDVKVTLEIEAEIPNGAPDNVVRTVTENSRTLKFTSHGFEEE